Genomic DNA from Leucobacter triazinivorans:
GGTCGGGTCGCCCGGCAGATGCGGCAGCAGGTGCTCGGCGACCGCCACCGGGCCGACACCGGGGCCGCCGCCCCCGTGCGGGATCGCGAAGGTCTTGTGCAGGTTGAGGTGCGACACATCGCCGCCGAACTCGCCCGGCTTCGCGAGCCCGACGAGCGCGTTCATGTTCGCGCCGTCGATGTACACCTGCCCTCCGGCCGCGTGGACCCGATCGCACACCTCACGCACGTCGACGTCGTAGAGGCCGTAGGTGGACGGGTAGGTGATCATGATGGCGGCGAGCGCGTCTCGGTGCTCGGCGATCTTCGCATCCAGGTCGTCGAGGTCGATCGCGCCGGCGTCGGTGTTCTTCACGACCACCACGCGCATGCCCGCGAGCACCGCCGAGGCAGCGTTGGTGCCGTGCGCCGAGGCCGGAATGAGGCAGACGTCGCGCTGCGCGTCGCCGTTCCCCCGGTGGTAGCCGCGGATGGCGAGCAGGCCCGCGTACTCTCCCTGCGATCCCGCGTTCGGCTGCAGCGAGATGCCGGCGTACCCGGTGATCTCGACGAGGCGGCCCTCGAGGTCGGCGATGAGCTCGCGCCAGCCCGCGGTCTGGTGTTCGGGCGCGTAGGGGTGGATCCCGGCGAACTCGGGCCAGGAGATCGCCTCCATCTCGGCCGTCGAGTTGAGCTTCATGGTGCAGGATCCGAGCGGGATCATAGTGCGGTCGAGCGCGAGATCGCGGCCCGAGAGGCGGCGCAGGTAGCGCAGCATCTGGGTCTCGGAGCGCACCGAGTGGAAGATCGGGTGGGTGAGGTAGTCGCTCTCCCGCACGAGTCCCGGGGCGAAGCCGTAGTCGCCCTCCGCGACCGTCTCGGCGACCGACGCCCCGAAGACGCCGGCGACGGTCGCGATGATCTCGGCCGTCGTGGTCTCGTCGGTGGAGACGCCGACGGTGTCGGCGTCGATGCGGCGCAGGTTGATGCCGGCCGCCTCGGCGTCGGCGATGACCCGCTCGGCACGGCCCGGCACCCTCGCGACGACGGTGTCGAAGAACTCGCTGCGCGCGAGCTCGATGCCGGCCGCGGTCAGCGCCGCGGCGAGGGTGCGCGCGTGCGCGTGCGTGCGCTCGGCGATCGCTTTCAGCCCCTCCGGGCCGTGGTAGACGGCGTACATCGAGGCGGTGATCGCGAGCAGCGCCTGAGCGGTGCAGATGTTGCTCGTGGCCTTCTCACGGCGGATGTGCTGCTCGCGGGTCTGCAGGGCGAGGCGGTAGGCGGGGGTGCCCGCGTCGTCCTTCGAGACGCCCACGAGGCGGCCGGGCATGGAGCGCTCGAGGCCGGCGCGGATCGCCATGTAGGCGGCGTGCGGGCCGCCGAAGAAGAGGGGCACCCCGAAGCGCTGGGTGTTGCCCACGGCGATGTCGGCGCCCTGCTCGCCGGGAGGGGTGATGAGCGTGAGCGCGAGCAGATCGGCGACGACCGTGACCATCGCCCCGCGCTCCTTCGCCGCGGCGATGATGGCGGTGTGGTCGACGACCGCCCCGTCATCGCCCGGCTGCTGCAGCACGATGCCCGACATGTCGCCCTCGGGCAGCCCCCGCGAGAGATCCGCGACCTCGACCTCGAAGCCGAGCGCCTCGGCGCGGCCGCGGATCACCGCGATCGTCTGCGGGAACAGGTTCGCGTCGACGACGGTCTTCGCCGATCCCTGGGCCCGATTGGCGCGGCGCATGAGCAGCACGGCCTCTGCCGCGGCCGACGACTCGTCGAGCAGCGACGCATTGGCGATGGGCAGCGCGGTGAGGTCGGAGACCATCGTCTGGAAGTTCAGCAGCGCCTCGAGCCGGCCCTGCGAGATCTCGGGCTGGTAGGGCGTGTAGGCGGTGTACCAGGCGGGGTTCTCGAGCACCTTGCGCAGCACGATCGGCGGGGTGATCGTCCCGGAGAAGCCCTGGCCGATCATCTGCGTCTTCAGCACGTTGCGGTCCGCCATCTCCCGCAGTCGCGCGAGCGCTCCCTGCTCGGAGAGCGGAGCCGGGAGGTCGAGCGGCCGGTCGACGCGGATGTCGGCCGGGACCGCGGCATCGACGAGCGCCTCGACGCTGGGGAATCCGAGCTGCGCCAGCATCCGCTCGATATCGGCGCTCGCGGTCACCCCGATGTGTCGGTCGGCGAAGTCGGCTGCGTAGGGGGCAATGCTCACGAGGATCTCCATCTGGTGAACGCGCGGGAGCGCGTAGTGACGTGGGATCCTCCCCGCTCTGTTGCGAAACCTGAGAGATTCAGGCGCTCTGCGTGTTGCACGCGGGGCGCCCTTGCACCGTCGGTGAGCGCGGATCCGCGGGATCCGCGCTGCTTTCCAGAGTTGCCGCGCTGCAGCGGTACGGGGGCCTGAGAGATTCCCGGGGAGGGTTTGCTCCTACGGCGCCGGGTCGCAGTCACGCGGATCCCGAGCTCTCCCGCCACAGCTTGATGGCCGATATTCACGAGTGCGCTCAGTGTACCAGCCCCGGCGGCCCGCGGACCTCAGCGGTGCGCCAGGGCCGCCACCACCTCCGCCGCCGGGCGCACCGCGGTCACCGATCCCACGCCCTGGCCGGCGTCGAGCGGCACGACGGAGTAGTCGGCCGCCGCCACCGCCGCGCGAAACGCGGCGCGGGCCTCGGCGTCGGCGGCGAGCTCGTCCTCGCGCCCCTGCCAGCGGTCGACGAACGGCGTGCGCAGCAGGCGCTCCGGAAAGCGGCTCGGCCAGGGCCGCTCGAGCGCCACGTCGAGTACCCGCGAGACCCGGGTGTCGGCGCCGTCGGCCGCGACCAGCACGGCGCGGGCGGCGTCACCGGTCAGCGCCTCCTCGCAGGCCGCGAACGCGGTGCCGACCCAGGCCGCAGCCGCTCCCGCGGCGAGCACGCCCGCCAGGTCCTCGGCCGTGCTCACCGCGCCGGCGGCCAGCACCGGCACGTCGACCGCGTCCACCACGGCGGCCAGCAGCTCGTCCCGCGGCTCGCGATGATCGCCGTGTCCGCCGCCCTCCAGGCCGCGGGCCACGACGGCGTCGACGCCCGCGTCGACCGCGCGGCGGGCCTCGGCGACCGTGGCGACCTGGGTCACGGCCAGGGCGCCCGAGGCGCGCACCGCCTCGATCCACGCGGGCCGCGGATCCTCCCCCTCCCAGTCGCCGAAACTCACCGAGACCAGCGCGGGCCCGGCGGCAAGGGCACGCTCGAGCATCGCGGGATCGCGTTCGATCCCCCAGGCGACGAGCCCGATCCCGAACGGCCGGCCGCCGGTGTCGAGCAGGGCGAGCTCCCGCTCGAGCGCCGCGACCGATCCCGCGCTGCCCATGCCGATCATGCCGAGCGCGCCCGCGCGCGACACCGCGCTCGCGAGCGCCCCGCCGGCCGCACCGCCCATCGGGGCGCACACCACCGGCACCGCGAGCCCGAGCCCCGCAGCCCACTCCGCCTGCGATCCGTTCGTCATCGTCGTTCCCTTCGTCGTGCGCGATCCCGGATCCGGCGGTTTCCCCGCGGATTCCGAGCCGCCACCGGTTTCGGGTTCAGTCCCGCCGCCGACCATCGGCCGCCAGCCGATCCCGCGCCCACCGCACCTCGCGCGGGTCGTGGAGCTCGAGCAGTTCCACCACCTCGCCGCCGTCGCAGCGCAGCAGCTCGACCACGGCGCCGCGGTCGCCGACGCGGGCGACGCGGATCGCTCCGCCCGACAATTCCCACCGCTCCACGGCCGCGGGCGGCGCGGACGATGAGCTGTGGCCGGCCCGCTTCGCGTCAGCGCCCCGGTCGGCGGCCTCGGGATCCTCGCTCATGCCCCGACTCTACTCCCGCGGCGCGGGGAGGCCGGCGATCACGACGCGCGGCGGTAGGCGAGATCGCGGATCGCGCGGCCCTTCTCGGCGCCCTTCTTCTCGAAGGCGGTGAGCACGCGTCCCTCGAAGCGCTCCGCCCAGTCCCCCGCGAAGTCGCGCTCGAAGCCGGGGGCGGCGTCGAGCACCTCGCGCATCCACTCGGCGTAGTCCTCCCAGTCGGTGGCGAGCCGCAGCACTCCTCCCGGGCGCAGCGAGAGCCGGGCGATGCGCGCGAAGTCGGCGCTGACCAGGCGACGCTTGTGGTGTCGCGCCTTGGCCCACGGGTCGGGGAAGAACACCCAGACCTCGTCGACCGATCCGGCGGGCAGGAACTTCTCGAGCAGCTCGGGAGCGTTGACCTCGGCGAGGCGCAGGTTCTCGAGCCCGGCGAGCTCGGCCCGGATGATGGTGCGCGCCAGCCCCGCGCGGAACACCTCGACGCCCAAGAAGTTCGTCTCGGGATGCGCCTCCGCCGCGTGCAGGATCGCGTGCCCCTGCCCCGTGCCGACCTCGACGACGAGGGGCGCGCGGCGACCGAAGATGCGCTCGGGGTCGCCGGTCGCGTCGTCGGCGACGCTCGTCGCCGCCCGGCCGTGCGGGATGTCGAGCACGTACTCGGTGTGGTGCTGCTCCCACGCGCGCTCCTGCGAGGGGGTCATGCGTCCGCTGCGGCGCACGAACGACACCGGCTTGTCTCTGAAGGTGCTGGGATCGAAGCTCTTGTGCGGCAGGGGCTGCTGGTCGTTCACCCGTCTACGGTAGCCGATCCCACCCCCTCCTTCCCGACCCTCGCGGGCCGGAAGCCTCCCACCGGGCGCCGCGCTCCTCGCGCCAGGCAGGCGATCGCGGCTCAGGGGTGTTCACACGACCCTCTGTACCGCCGAGGGAAAGCGTCATCCTGAGTCGCGATCCACCCCTCGAGCCGCGACGATACGATAGACGGCAACGGACGGAGGGAACGCACCATGACCAGACGGATCCTGCTGGTGAACGGCCCCAATCTCAACCTGCTGGGCACCCGCGAGCCCGAGATCTACGGCGACGACACCCTCGCCGACGTCGAGGCGCTGGTCGTGCGCGTGGCCGGAGACTTCGGCCTCGACGTGCGCGCGGTGCAGAGCAACCACGAGGGCGTGCTCATCGACGTGATCCACGCCGCGCGCGAGGACTGCGCGGCAATCGTCATCAACCCGGGCGCTTTCACGCACACCTCGATCGCGCTGCGCGACGCGCTCACGGGTGTTGCGCTGCCCGTCGCCGAGGTGCACATCTCCAACGTGCACGCGCGCGAGCCGTTCCGCCACCACTCCTACATCTCGGACATCGCCGACTGCGTGGTCGTGGGCTGCGGCGTGCAGGGCTACGAGTTCGCGGTGCGCCGCCTCGCGGCGATCATCGCGGGCTGATCCCACCCCGCAATTCCTCCGCTACGCGCGTCAGTAGGTGCTGCCATTTCTCCGCTGTGGCGACATCTCCTGACGCGCGAATGGTGGTCCGGGGGTATCGGGCCGGGCCTCGACCGTCGAGTTCGATGCGCCCCCACGGCGGCGAGCGCGGCAGCCCGCGCGCGATCCGCTACGGCACCGTGATGAAGACGTCGAAGAGGCGGGGGTTGTGCGCGTGCACGAGCACCGCGAACACCACCGCGTCGAAGAGCAGGTGCACCGTCACGACGTAGGCCAGGGAGTGCGTGCGCAGGTAGATGTAGCCCTGCATCAGCGCGAACGGGATCGTCAGCAGCGGCCCCCAGGACCGGTATCCGAGCTCCCACAGGAACGAGACGAACACGATCGTCTGCAGCGCATTGGCGACCCACGGCGGGAAGTGCCGCAGCAGCACGGTGAAGACGGTGCAGATGAAGAAGAGCTCGTCCCAGATCCCGACCGCGCCGACCCCGACGAACAGCCGCGCGATGAGATCGGGGTCGTCGACGACGGGCCAGTTGCGGTACACGCCCGAAGAGATGAAGTACCAGGGCAGGATCAGCCACCCCAGCACCAGCACCGCGATCAGCCAACTCCAGTGCAGCCGGCCCCAGCGGCCGGAACCGAACCATGGGAAGGCGGTGGCCCGATCGCGGTAGAGGAACCGCGACACGAGGTAGGGCACCGCGACCGCGCCGCCCAGCGCCAGGGTGAAAGCGAGCATCGACCGGTTGTCGAGATGGGCGGCGAGCGGGATCGCGCGCACGATCGCCAGACCGATCGCGATGAGGGAGAGGTCGCGCAGCAGAGACGGTGTTCTGGGGATCTCGCGCCCGCCGCTGTGCTCGGCGCCCCAGGCGAGGATGAGGCCGGCGACCAGCATGCCGAAGCCGAGCACCGGTTGCTCGAGCACGAAGAATGCGGGGGCCGCGAGGCAGACGAGCAGCGCCGCGGTCAGGTGCAGCGGCCGCACGTGCCCGGGTGCTTCCCTCATGCCCCCAGCGTAGCGATGGACGGGCGTCGGGCGCGTGCGACTGGGCTCGGACAGCGGCCGATCATCGGATCACGAATCGAGAAGTGCGATGTCCGACCCCCGCGCTACCCTGGCTCCATGACCGACGCACACGCCGCCGCTGCCGGCGCCGCCTCCTCCGAACGACACCCGGCCGACCGCCACGATCGCATCAGCGTGCGGGGCGCGCGCGAGCACAATCTCAAGGACATCAGCGTCGACCTGCCGAAGCGGCGGCTCACCGTGTTCACGGGGGTCTCCGGATCCGGCAAGAGCTCGCTCGTCTTCAGCACCATCGCCGCAGAGTCGCAGCGCCTCATCAACGAGACCTACAGCGCGTTCGTGCAGGGTTTCATGCCCTCGCAGGCGCGACCGGACGTCGACGTGCTCGAGGGTTTGACGACCGCCATCCTCGTCGACCAGGAGCGCATGGGGGCCAACCCGCGATCCACCGTCGGCACGGCGACCGACGTCAACGCGATGCTGCGGATCGTCTTCTCCCGGCTCGGCCGGCCGCGCATCGGCTCGCCCAACGCGTTCTCGTTCAACGTGGCCTCCATCAGCGGCGCGGGCGCCGTGACGCTCGAGAAGGGCGGCAAGAAGGTCAAGGAGCGCCGCAGCTTCGAGATCCTCGGCGGGATGTGCGCCACCTGCGAGGGCCGGGGCAGCGTGAGCGACTTCGATCTCGACGAGCTCTACGACGCCGAGCTGACGCTGAGCGGGGGCGCGCTGAAGGTGCCGGGGTACAGCATGGACGGCTGGTACGGGCGCCTCTTCTCGGCGCTGCTGCCGATGGACACGCCGATCCGCGAGTTCACGGCGCAGCAGATGGACGACCTGCTGCACAAGGAACCCACCAAGATCAAGGTCGAGGGCACCAATCTCACCTACGAGGGACTGATCCCGCGCATCCAGAAGTCGATCCTGTCGAAGGATCGCGAGGCCATGCAGCCCCATATCCGGGCGTTCGTGGATCGCGCGATCGTGTTCCACGCCTGCCCCGACTGCGGCGGCACGCGGCTCAACGAGACGGCGCGATCCTCGAGGATCGACGGACGCTCCATCGCCGACGTCTGCGCCATGCAGATCACCGACCTCGCCGAGTGGGTGCGCGGCATCGAGGACCCCGGCATGGCGCCCCTCATCGACAAGCTCGTCGACACGCTCGACTCGTTCGTGCAGATCGGGCTCGGGTACCTCTCGCTCGATCGCCCGACGGGCACGCTGTCCGGCGGCGAGTCGCAGCGCACCAAGATGATCCGCCACCTCGGATCCGCCATCACCGACGCGACCTACGTGTTCGACGAGCCGTCGATCGGGCTGCACCCCCACGACATCCAGCGCATGAACCAGCTGCTGCTCAGGCTGCGCGACAAGGGCAACACGGTGCTGGTGGTCGAGCACAAACCCGAGATGATCGCGATCGCCGACCACGTGGTCGACCTCGGACCCCGGGCGGGCGCCGACGGCGGCGAGATCTGCTTCGAGGGCACGGTCGAGGGGCTGCGGGCCTCGGGCACGCTCACGGGCAGGCACCTCGACGATCGCGCGCGCCTCAAGGACTCCGTGCGCAGCGCGACGGGCACGATCGAGGTGCGGGGCGCGGATCTCCATAACCTCCGCGACGTCGACGTCGACGTGCCGCTCGGCGTGCTGTGCGCCGTCACCGGAGTCGCGGGCTCGGGCAAGAGCTCGCTGATCCACGGCTACGTCTCGAAGCGCGAGGGCGTCGTGGCGGTGGATCAGGGCGCGATCAAGGGGTCGCGCCGATCCAACCCCGCCACCTACACCGGCCTCCTCGACCCCGTGCGCACCGCGTTCGCGAAGGCCAACGGCGTGAAGCCGGCGCTCTTCAGCGCGAACTCGGAGGGCGCGTGCCCCGAGTGCGCGGGCGCCGGCATCATCTACACCGACCTCGGCATGATGGCCACCATGGAGAGCGTGTGCCAGGTCTGCGAGGGCAAGCGCTTCGACGCGGCGGTGCTCGACTACACCCTCGGCGGCAAGAACATCGCCGAGGTGCTCGATCTGTCGATGGCGGAGGCGCTCGAGTTCTTCTCTGGGGGCGACTCGCGGATCCCGAAGGCGGTCAAGATTCTCGAGCGCCTCGTCGACGTGGGCATCGGGTACATCAAGCTCGGGCAGGCGCTCTCCACGCTCTCCGGCGGCGAGCGCCAGCGCCTGAAGCTCGCCATCCACATGATCGAGGACGCCGACGTCTACGTGCTCGACGAGCCCACGACCGGCCTGCACCTGGCCGACGTCGAGCAGCTGCTCGGGGTGCTCGACCGGCTGGTCGACGCAGGCAAGAGCGTCATCGTGATCGAGCATCACCAGGCCGTGATGGCGCACGCCGACTGGATC
This window encodes:
- a CDS encoding ATP-binding cassette domain-containing protein: MTDAHAAAAGAASSERHPADRHDRISVRGAREHNLKDISVDLPKRRLTVFTGVSGSGKSSLVFSTIAAESQRLINETYSAFVQGFMPSQARPDVDVLEGLTTAILVDQERMGANPRSTVGTATDVNAMLRIVFSRLGRPRIGSPNAFSFNVASISGAGAVTLEKGGKKVKERRSFEILGGMCATCEGRGSVSDFDLDELYDAELTLSGGALKVPGYSMDGWYGRLFSALLPMDTPIREFTAQQMDDLLHKEPTKIKVEGTNLTYEGLIPRIQKSILSKDREAMQPHIRAFVDRAIVFHACPDCGGTRLNETARSSRIDGRSIADVCAMQITDLAEWVRGIEDPGMAPLIDKLVDTLDSFVQIGLGYLSLDRPTGTLSGGESQRTKMIRHLGSAITDATYVFDEPSIGLHPHDIQRMNQLLLRLRDKGNTVLVVEHKPEMIAIADHVVDLGPRAGADGGEICFEGTVEGLRASGTLTGRHLDDRARLKDSVRSATGTIEVRGADLHNLRDVDVDVPLGVLCAVTGVAGSGKSSLIHGYVSKREGVVAVDQGAIKGSRRSNPATYTGLLDPVRTAFAKANGVKPALFSANSEGACPECAGAGIIYTDLGMMATMESVCQVCEGKRFDAAVLDYTLGGKNIAEVLDLSMAEALEFFSGGDSRIPKAVKILERLVDVGIGYIKLGQALSTLSGGERQRLKLAIHMIEDADVYVLDEPTTGLHLADVEQLLGVLDRLVDAGKSVIVIEHHQAVMAHADWIIDIGPGAGQQGGTIAFAGTPHDLIAAGSTLTGQHLAEYTAAGS
- the gcvP gene encoding aminomethyl-transferring glycine dehydrogenase, with product MEILVSIAPYAADFADRHIGVTASADIERMLAQLGFPSVEALVDAAVPADIRVDRPLDLPAPLSEQGALARLREMADRNVLKTQMIGQGFSGTITPPIVLRKVLENPAWYTAYTPYQPEISQGRLEALLNFQTMVSDLTALPIANASLLDESSAAAEAVLLMRRANRAQGSAKTVVDANLFPQTIAVIRGRAEALGFEVEVADLSRGLPEGDMSGIVLQQPGDDGAVVDHTAIIAAAKERGAMVTVVADLLALTLITPPGEQGADIAVGNTQRFGVPLFFGGPHAAYMAIRAGLERSMPGRLVGVSKDDAGTPAYRLALQTREQHIRREKATSNICTAQALLAITASMYAVYHGPEGLKAIAERTHAHARTLAAALTAAGIELARSEFFDTVVARVPGRAERVIADAEAAGINLRRIDADTVGVSTDETTTAEIIATVAGVFGASVAETVAEGDYGFAPGLVRESDYLTHPIFHSVRSETQMLRYLRRLSGRDLALDRTMIPLGSCTMKLNSTAEMEAISWPEFAGIHPYAPEHQTAGWRELIADLEGRLVEITGYAGISLQPNAGSQGEYAGLLAIRGYHRGNGDAQRDVCLIPASAHGTNAASAVLAGMRVVVVKNTDAGAIDLDDLDAKIAEHRDALAAIMITYPSTYGLYDVDVREVCDRVHAAGGQVYIDGANMNALVGLAKPGEFGGDVSHLNLHKTFAIPHGGGGPGVGPVAVAEHLLPHLPGDPTGSAVAASSGTGDTVAVRDGIPVVATLFGSAGVLPISWAYIAMLGADGLTRATRHALLGANYIASRLRDHFPVLFTGESGLVAHECILDLRELTAKTGVTAEDVAKRLIDFGFHAPTLAFPVAGTLMVEPTESEDLGELERFIEAMIAIRREIDQVAAGDFPLLESPLRRAPHTAAAVVSSDWDRPYPVEQAAFPVPSLRVDKYFPPVGRIDGAHGDRNLVCSCPAPEAFEG
- a CDS encoding NAD(P)H-dependent flavin oxidoreductase, which translates into the protein MTNGSQAEWAAGLGLAVPVVCAPMGGAAGGALASAVSRAGALGMIGMGSAGSVAALERELALLDTGGRPFGIGLVAWGIERDPAMLERALAAGPALVSVSFGDWEGEDPRPAWIEAVRASGALAVTQVATVAEARRAVDAGVDAVVARGLEGGGHGDHREPRDELLAAVVDAVDVPVLAAGAVSTAEDLAGVLAAGAAAAWVGTAFAACEEALTGDAARAVLVAADGADTRVSRVLDVALERPWPSRFPERLLRTPFVDRWQGREDELAADAEARAAFRAAVAAADYSVVPLDAGQGVGSVTAVRPAAEVVAALAHR
- the aroQ gene encoding type II 3-dehydroquinate dehydratase is translated as MTRRILLVNGPNLNLLGTREPEIYGDDTLADVEALVVRVAGDFGLDVRAVQSNHEGVLIDVIHAAREDCAAIVINPGAFTHTSIALRDALTGVALPVAEVHISNVHAREPFRHHSYISDIADCVVVGCGVQGYEFAVRRLAAIIAG
- a CDS encoding CPBP family intramembrane glutamic endopeptidase, coding for MREAPGHVRPLHLTAALLVCLAAPAFFVLEQPVLGFGMLVAGLILAWGAEHSGGREIPRTPSLLRDLSLIAIGLAIVRAIPLAAHLDNRSMLAFTLALGGAVAVPYLVSRFLYRDRATAFPWFGSGRWGRLHWSWLIAVLVLGWLILPWYFISSGVYRNWPVVDDPDLIARLFVGVGAVGIWDELFFICTVFTVLLRHFPPWVANALQTIVFVSFLWELGYRSWGPLLTIPFALMQGYIYLRTHSLAYVVTVHLLFDAVVFAVLVHAHNPRLFDVFITVP
- the trmB gene encoding tRNA (guanosine(46)-N7)-methyltransferase TrmB, with the protein product MNDQQPLPHKSFDPSTFRDKPVSFVRRSGRMTPSQERAWEQHHTEYVLDIPHGRAATSVADDATGDPERIFGRRAPLVVEVGTGQGHAILHAAEAHPETNFLGVEVFRAGLARTIIRAELAGLENLRLAEVNAPELLEKFLPAGSVDEVWVFFPDPWAKARHHKRRLVSADFARIARLSLRPGGVLRLATDWEDYAEWMREVLDAAPGFERDFAGDWAERFEGRVLTAFEKKGAEKGRAIRDLAYRRAS